The following proteins are encoded in a genomic region of Nicotiana sylvestris chromosome 4, ASM39365v2, whole genome shotgun sequence:
- the LOC138889365 gene encoding uncharacterized protein yields the protein MAFEQGEGDLRYRDRLCVPDVDGLRERIMSEAHNSRYSIHPGSTKMYHDLKEFYWWERYEKEYSRFRGEVSKLSADRGAQFIANFWKSFQKGLVTRAMEKVNLIQRHLKTAQSLQKSYSDVRRRDLEFQVDDWVFLKVSPMKGVMRFGKKGKLSPRCIGPYRIMRRIRQVAYELELPQELVVVHLVFHVSMLKKFMGDPSLMVPTEVIGVKDSLSYEETLVAILDRQICKLRTKEIASVKVLWRNQKVEEATWEAEEDMKSRYPHLFEEQKENVEGN from the exons ATGGCTTTTGAACAAGGGGAAGGTGATTTAAGATACAGAGACAGACTATGCGTTCCAGATGTAGATGGGCTCAGAGAGCGGATTATGTCAGAAGCCCACAATTccaggtattctattcacccaggttccacaaagatgtatcatgatcttaaggagTTTTATTGGTGGGAACGATATGAAAAAGAATATAGCAGATTTCGTGGCGAAGTGtccaaattgtcagcag ATCGTGGTGCTCAGTTCATAGCAAACTTTTGGAAATCCTTTCAGAAGGGATTGGTCACAAGG gccatggagaaagtcaattTGATACAAAGGCATTTAAAGACGGCTCAAAGTCtccaaaagtcctattcggacGTACGGCGTAgagacttagagttccaagttgatgattgggtgtttctgaaagtatcgcccatgaaaggcgttatgagatttgggaagaaggggaaactTAGTCCCCGCTGTATTGGTCCATATAGAATCATGCGAAGGATCAGACAGgtggcttatgagttagaattgccacaaGAACTAGTTGTTGTAcacctagtgtttcatgtgtccatgttgaagAAATTCATGGGAGACCCGTCACTTATGGTTCCTACAGAGGTTATAGGGGTTAAAGACAGCCTGTCTTATGAAGAAACTCTAGTGGCTATTCTTGATCGTCAAATTTGCAAGCTCAGAACTAAGGAAattgcttcagtaaaagtgcTTTGGAGGAATCAAAAGGTTGAAGAGGCTACATGGGAAGCTGAGGAGGACATGAAGTCCAGATATCCCCATCTCTTTGAAGAGCAAAAGGAAAATGTGGAAGGGAATTAA